One genomic region from Gossypium hirsutum isolate 1008001.06 chromosome D13, Gossypium_hirsutum_v2.1, whole genome shotgun sequence encodes:
- the LOC107919047 gene encoding uncharacterized protein DDB_G0271670 produces the protein MDIGRGKGASKCSETGTEESDGNGISKHSLMHPELVGNQSYTHSSGTSTGTSDHSQEHIELGVASDPFYFNQDVFNETESSKVVSAKQQRLSSSSSSSTSSTEDQFQANKKLSESRSGIAFTSSSKPDDEHHVSATATSTSRVPSFVHGPTVTISPPLQMMDQEGGYDPYRISSSVFKRRNSLTPADWSIASNESLFSIQVENNSFSREHFLNSKSGEFSKSDEELFALSPSTDKKSVEFEKSEGTLISDDGAKDKTDPSAEEPNEEKPTYPPRFWTSPTHSDVGTTVNSFAFTVLENGRNVVSMEEKREQQRQGREEEQEPLSSSTPWKLSCCGNCCSCFPCCQRQRQCCTWHWHWCRSCHNCCQ, from the exons ATGGACATTGGCCGTGGGAAGGGAGCCAGTAAGTGTTCAGAAACAGGCACAGAGGAAAGTGATGGGAATGGAATCAGTAAGCATTCATTGATGCATCCCGAACTTGTTGGAAACCAAAGTTATACACATTCGAGTGGGACGAGTACTGGAACCAGTGATCATTCACAAGAACATATAGAACTTGGTGTTGCAAGTGATCCTTTTTACTTCAACCAGGATGTATTCAATGAAACCGAAAGTAGTAAAGTCGTCTCAGCCAAACAGCAGAGGCTGTCGTCCTCTTCATCCTCATCCACTTCATCTACAGAAGATCAGTTTCAAGCTAATAAAAAGTTATCAGAATCCAGATCAGGCATAGCTTTCACTTCTTCCTCTAAACCTGATGATGAACATCATGTCTCTGCTACTGCAACATCTACATCTCGAGTTCCTAGTTTTGTACATGGACCAACAGTGACAATATCCCCTCCACTCCAAATGATGGATCAAGAGGGAGGATACGATCCTTATAGGATTTCCTCTTCGGTCTTCAAAAGAAGAAATTCCTTAACACCTGCAGATTGGAGTATTGCTTCTAATGAGTCATTATTTAGCATTCAAGTAGAGAACAACAGTTTCTCCAGAGAGCATTTTCTGAACTCAAAATCCGGAGAATTTTCCAAATCAGATGAGGAGTTATTCGCGTTAAGTCCATCCACTGACAAAAAGAGTGTTGAATTTGAAAAGAGTGAGGGAACTTTGATATCAGATGATGGTGCAAAGGATAAAACAGACCCAAGTGCTGAAGAACCAAATGAGGAAAAGCCAACATATCCACCGAGATTCTGGACCTCACCCACCCATTCCGATGTTGGAACCACTGTAAATTCCTTTGCCTTTACAGT TCTTGAAAATGGCAGAAATGTTGTTTCCATGGAAGAAAAAAGGGAGCAACAAAGACAAGGACGAGAAGAAGAACAAGAGCCCTTGTCATCTTCAACACCCTGGAAATTATCTTGCTGCGGTAACTGTTGCTCTTGTTTTCCTTGTTGTCAACGGCAACGGCAATGCTGCACATGGCATTGGCACTGGTGTCGCTCCTGTCACAATTGTTGTCAATGA
- the LOC107918781 gene encoding protein enabled homolog yields the protein MVIYPRITTLPSLSLFPTIPPPITSAFNFLQTSPPLPSPPLPPILSSPSSPPPLPPSPLLLLCSLHQIGVVTFVAYEFTLDREFQTSRK from the exons ATGGTTATTTATCCCCGTATCACTACTCTCCCATCCCTCTCCCTCTTCCCCACCATCCCTCCCCCTATCACAAGTGCCTTCAATTTTTTGCAAACCTCCCCACCCTTGCCCTCTCCCCCTCTTCCCCCTATTCTTTCTTCACCATCATCCCCACCACCATTACCACCGTCGCCGCTATTACTACTCTGTTCCTTGCATCAGATTGGTGTTGTAACATTTGTGGCTTATGAGTTTACATTAGATCG GGAGTTTCAAACCAGCAG GAAATGA